One Streptococcus gallolyticus subsp. gallolyticus DSM 16831 DNA window includes the following coding sequences:
- a CDS encoding MptD family putative ECF transporter S component — translation MKTKDIITTGIYTALYFVFLCLGTLLSVLLAYSANMKYAPAFIALLAGTVYMLLIAKTKKFGCLILMSAVISVFFFMSGHFAFSFLPNLICGILADIIAKFGKYENKLYNLISYIIFSFGNLGPVIMMWVVRDAYIEHLVAIGKDTSYINEVMVNFDFSNVAWLSLTIIIGGLLGGLFGQYMLKKHFNKAGMVE, via the coding sequence TTGAAAACTAAAGATATTATTACAACAGGAATTTATACAGCACTTTATTTTGTTTTTTTATGTTTAGGAACATTATTATCTGTTCTATTGGCGTATAGTGCAAATATGAAATATGCGCCAGCTTTCATTGCTTTGTTGGCAGGAACAGTTTATATGCTCTTAATTGCTAAAACAAAGAAATTTGGTTGTTTAATACTAATGTCAGCTGTTATTTCCGTTTTCTTCTTTATGTCAGGACATTTCGCCTTTTCGTTCCTTCCAAATTTGATTTGCGGTATTTTAGCGGATATCATTGCAAAATTTGGTAAATATGAAAATAAACTTTACAATTTGATTTCTTATATTATCTTTTCATTCGGAAATTTAGGTCCTGTCATTATGATGTGGGTTGTTCGAGACGCTTATATTGAACATTTGGTTGCGATTGGAAAAGACACAAGTTATATCAATGAAGTAATGGTTAATTTCGATTTTTCAAACGTCGCTTGGCTTTCTTTAACTATCATTATCGGTGGTTTACTTGGCGGTCTATTCGGACAATATATGCTTAAAAAACACTTTAATAAAGCTGGTATGGTAGAGTAA
- a CDS encoding restriction endonuclease subunit S, which produces MNELVENYKSNKIAKIPLKEITEHFKGKAVSKLGDSGNISVINLSDMNDTGIDYAHLKKIDCDEKSVSHYLLQEGDVLIASKGTVKKIAVFAEQDEPVIASANITVLRPTSDISGGYIRLFLASDLGQALLDETNTGKNVMNLNTQKIISIEIPKIPSIRQAYLIQGYEQGLKDYKRKLKRAKQEWQRIRSEVEKNLF; this is translated from the coding sequence ATGAACGAACTTGTTGAAAATTACAAATCAAATAAGATTGCTAAGATTCCTTTAAAGGAGATTACAGAACATTTTAAAGGTAAGGCAGTTTCAAAATTAGGAGATAGTGGCAATATTTCTGTAATTAATTTAAGCGACATGAACGACACGGGGATTGACTATGCTCACTTAAAGAAAATTGATTGTGATGAAAAAAGTGTCTCACATTATCTGTTGCAAGAAGGAGATGTGTTAATCGCTTCTAAAGGTACAGTGAAAAAAATTGCTGTTTTTGCTGAACAAGATGAACCAGTAATTGCTTCGGCTAACATTACTGTTTTACGTCCTACCAGCGATATTTCAGGTGGTTATATCAGACTGTTTTTGGCATCTGATTTAGGACAAGCACTACTAGATGAGACAAATACTGGTAAGAATGTGATGAATTTAAATACTCAAAAAATTATTAGTATTGAAATACCAAAGATTCCTTCGATTCGCCAAGCCTATTTAATTCAAGGATACGAACAAGGTTTGAAAGACTATAAACGTAAACTAAAAAGAGCAAAACAAGAATGGCAACGTATTCGTAGCGAGGTTGAAAAAAACTTATTTTAA
- a CDS encoding DUF438 domain-containing protein: MTENRIEILKDILLRLHHGADAKSVQEDFDQHFTGVSALEISMMEHELMGTDTGITFEDVMSLCNVHANLFKGAISDVDVPDAEQEGHPVYVFKQENLALRAAMLRIRRIIENYEKAENEEFRPDLIRGLKHQMSLLGQFQNHYNRKENLFFPVMERYGHDAPPKVMWGVDDNIRALFEKAQTAVEQLPDLTNEEISSAFEAFAKEFEEMIFKEEAILLMILLETLTQDDWLAIAEESDAYGYAIVKPTAKWQPHRENFEDTKQDLAHSTNQTEDSQENSTTDNQLTKVIDTPEGQFTISFTPKKESQSFDRTSQQPFGNGYLSVEQANLILNHLPLEITFVNKDDIFQYYNDSKAPDEMIFKRTPSQIGRHVELCHPPKVLDKVKKIFTLLRSGERDKVVMWFKSEKLGKFVHVTYAAVRDENGEFQGVLEYVQEIQDFFELGSDNNRDI; encoded by the coding sequence ATGACTGAAAATCGTATTGAAATATTAAAAGATATTCTGTTACGTTTGCATCATGGTGCTGATGCTAAGTCTGTTCAAGAGGATTTTGACCAGCATTTTACAGGTGTGTCAGCCTTGGAAATCTCAATGATGGAACATGAGCTAATGGGGACTGATACTGGCATTACTTTTGAGGATGTCATGAGCTTGTGTAATGTTCATGCTAATCTTTTTAAAGGTGCTATCTCAGATGTTGATGTGCCAGATGCGGAGCAAGAAGGGCATCCAGTCTATGTTTTTAAACAAGAAAATCTTGCTTTACGTGCTGCCATGTTACGCATTCGTCGTATTATCGAAAATTATGAAAAGGCTGAAAACGAGGAATTTCGTCCAGATTTGATTCGTGGATTGAAGCATCAGATGAGTCTTTTAGGGCAATTCCAGAATCATTATAATCGTAAAGAAAACCTCTTTTTCCCAGTGATGGAACGATATGGGCATGATGCACCGCCAAAAGTCATGTGGGGTGTTGATGATAACATTAGAGCACTTTTTGAAAAAGCGCAAACTGCTGTGGAGCAGTTACCTGACCTAACAAACGAGGAAATTTCTTCAGCCTTTGAAGCATTCGCAAAAGAATTCGAGGAAATGATTTTCAAGGAAGAAGCTATTCTCTTAATGATTTTACTAGAAACGTTAACTCAAGACGATTGGCTTGCGATTGCCGAAGAAAGTGATGCTTATGGTTATGCGATTGTTAAACCAACAGCTAAATGGCAGCCTCATCGTGAAAATTTTGAGGATACAAAACAAGACCTTGCGCATTCGACAAACCAAACAGAAGATAGTCAAGAAAATTCAACAACTGATAATCAATTGACCAAAGTCATTGATACGCCAGAAGGGCAGTTCACTATTAGTTTTACACCTAAAAAGGAAAGTCAAAGTTTTGACCGTACGAGTCAACAACCATTCGGTAACGGTTACCTATCAGTCGAACAAGCAAATCTCATTCTCAATCATTTACCATTAGAAATCACTTTCGTCAATAAAGATGATATTTTCCAATATTACAACGATAGTAAAGCACCAGATGAAATGATTTTTAAACGGACACCAAGTCAGATTGGACGCCATGTTGAGCTTTGTCATCCACCAAAAGTTTTAGATAAAGTCAAGAAAATTTTTACGCTTTTGCGCTCTGGTGAACGAGATAAAGTTGTGATGTGGTTCAAGTCAGAAAAACTCGGTAAATTTGTTCATGTCACCTACGCTGCTGTTCGTGATGAAAATGGTGAATTTCAAGGCGTCTTAGAATACGTTCAAGAAATTCAAGATTTCTTTGAGTTAGGTAGCGATAACAATCGCGACATTTAA
- a CDS encoding ABC transporter ATP-binding protein/permease, translated as MAENQQERISRERRKMLLSRLKSEVGPYKRDLYIAAVLSWIQFLMRILSFFLIAKSVEHLYKGEAISLITLICQLLILSAIGFAVSLLAKNYQGTASQYARNHLKGAFFEAFQNHGGEFDDKDFSVADIMNVASQGIDTLDTYFNHYLTISLRAYFNCATVLLLVAFIYPIGGLIFLVSLPFIPVSIILMQKRSKKIMNHYWATYMDVGNLFMDDLKGMNTLYTYDADERYEKTFIEKAEEFRQSTMELLKFQLQSVGYMDGVMYIGVGVSGFAAAVSLSHGHLSLFSLIFFVLIATEFFAPIREMGYGMHLVMMNTKMADRIYTFLDSAAVDDSQESKASLPTDIKEIRFDNVSFSYDNTKILSNLSFTISKGKIFAVAGESGRGKTTIAKLLQKQLSVSEGKIFFGQQDLADVSLDAVKESVMYVSPESYLFNGTIYENLALATDMSQAQLLTWLNQRHLMTFLQDLPEGLQTVVGENGNLLSPGQRQQIICARALLAKRPIYIFDEMTSSIDSENEQLLYDYIKLTAQNAIVLVISHKMKQVLQAEQVLFIDSKRTISLGRPEALLTTNAEFKKLVSTQEELEAILHG; from the coding sequence ATGGCTGAGAATCAACAAGAGCGTATATCGCGCGAACGGCGGAAGATGTTGCTTAGTCGCTTGAAGTCAGAAGTCGGTCCGTATAAACGTGATCTTTATATCGCGGCAGTTTTGTCGTGGATACAATTTTTAATGCGTATTCTCTCATTTTTCCTGATTGCGAAAAGTGTAGAGCACTTATATAAAGGTGAGGCAATCTCACTCATTACTCTTATTTGCCAGCTATTGATACTAAGCGCTATCGGTTTTGCTGTATCATTGCTAGCTAAAAATTATCAAGGAACAGCTTCACAATATGCTCGTAATCATTTAAAAGGAGCTTTTTTTGAAGCGTTTCAAAATCATGGTGGTGAATTCGACGACAAGGACTTTTCTGTTGCTGATATCATGAATGTGGCATCGCAAGGGATTGACACCTTGGACACTTATTTCAACCACTACTTAACAATTTCGTTAAGAGCTTACTTTAATTGTGCAACGGTTCTATTATTAGTTGCGTTTATCTATCCTATTGGTGGTTTGATTTTTCTAGTCAGCCTACCGTTTATTCCTGTGTCTATTATTTTGATGCAAAAGCGTTCTAAAAAGATTATGAACCATTATTGGGCGACTTATATGGACGTTGGTAATCTTTTTATGGATGATTTAAAGGGAATGAATACTCTTTACACCTATGATGCTGACGAACGCTATGAAAAGACATTTATTGAAAAAGCGGAAGAATTTCGTCAATCAACCATGGAATTGTTGAAGTTTCAATTGCAATCTGTTGGTTATATGGACGGTGTCATGTACATTGGTGTCGGGGTTTCAGGATTTGCAGCAGCCGTTTCACTATCACACGGTCATCTTTCATTGTTTAGTTTGATTTTCTTCGTTCTCATTGCAACCGAATTTTTTGCACCAATTCGTGAAATGGGCTATGGTATGCACTTGGTAATGATGAATACTAAAATGGCTGACCGCATTTACACTTTTTTAGATAGCGCAGCGGTAGATGATTCTCAAGAAAGCAAAGCATCGCTACCAACTGATATTAAAGAAATTCGTTTTGATAATGTCAGCTTTTCGTATGACAATACTAAGATTTTATCGAACTTGTCATTTACAATTTCTAAAGGGAAAATTTTTGCTGTCGCTGGTGAAAGTGGTCGTGGGAAAACGACTATTGCGAAACTTCTTCAAAAACAATTATCGGTATCAGAAGGAAAGATTTTCTTTGGTCAACAAGATTTAGCGGATGTTAGTTTGGATGCTGTCAAAGAAAGTGTGATGTATGTATCGCCAGAATCATATCTATTTAATGGAACAATCTATGAGAATCTTGCTCTAGCGACAGATATGTCTCAGGCGCAGTTGCTGACTTGGTTGAATCAACGTCACCTCATGACTTTCTTACAAGATTTACCAGAAGGATTGCAAACCGTGGTCGGAGAAAATGGAAATCTTTTGTCACCAGGTCAACGCCAACAAATTATTTGTGCCCGTGCTCTCCTTGCCAAACGTCCTATCTATATTTTTGATGAAATGACATCAAGTATTGATAGTGAAAACGAGCAATTGCTTTATGACTACATTAAATTAACTGCTCAGAATGCCATTGTTTTGGTTATCTCACATAAAATGAAGCAAGTTTTACAAGCAGAGCAAGTTCTTTTTATTGATAGCAAGCGCACCATTTCACTTGGGCGACCAGAAGCATTATTAACAACTAATGCGGAATTTAAGAAACTCGTGTCAACACAAGAAGAATTGGAGGCGATTTTACATGGCTAG
- a CDS encoding DUF2130 domain-containing protein, protein MNNIKCPHCGTVFTINETEYSQLLAQVRSNEFDKEIHDRLEKEKALLEEKSKNDLQTQASAKDKEISELTTQLEQLKQTLALENQRLLSQKEQEITELKVQLENLTSVKDLELTQALTEKDKELSDLSAQIEQLKQSFTLENQQALSKKETEITELKVQLENLSSVKELELSQALSKKDKELVEVQNQLERLSLENKNSLVEAVAAVEKERDDAKSKLALQEKEAELSLASVKSDYEAQLKAANEQVEFYKNFKAQQSTKAIGESLEVYAETEFNKVRAYAFPNATFGKDNEVSSRGSKGDFIYRETDENGIEILSIMFEMKNEADETKTKHKNRDFYKELDKDRREKNCEYAVLVTMLEADNDYFNTGIVDVSHEYEKMYVVRPQLFIQLIGILRNAALNSLKYKQELALVREQNIDITHFEDDLETFKNAFAKNYTSASNNFKKAIDEIDKSIRRMEEVKRFLTTSENQLRLANNKLDDVSVKKLTRKNPTMRAKFEALKEE, encoded by the coding sequence ATGAATAATATTAAATGCCCGCATTGCGGAACTGTTTTTACAATCAATGAGACAGAGTATAGTCAGCTTTTAGCACAAGTCCGTAGCAATGAATTTGATAAAGAAATCCACGACCGTCTTGAAAAAGAAAAGGCTTTGCTAGAAGAAAAATCAAAAAATGATTTGCAAACGCAAGCTAGCGCGAAAGATAAAGAAATCAGCGAGCTAACCACGCAGCTAGAACAGCTAAAACAGACACTAGCCTTAGAAAACCAACGCCTTTTAAGTCAAAAAGAGCAAGAAATCACTGAGTTGAAAGTACAATTGGAAAATCTAACTTCCGTAAAAGACCTTGAATTGACACAAGCGTTGACCGAAAAAGATAAGGAATTGTCAGATTTATCCGCTCAAATCGAGCAGTTAAAACAATCTTTTACCTTAGAAAATCAGCAAGCGCTTAGTAAAAAAGAAACAGAAATCACAGAACTTAAAGTACAATTAGAAAATTTATCTTCCGTAAAAGAGCTAGAACTAAGTCAAGCGTTATCTAAGAAAGATAAGGAATTGGTTGAGGTTCAAAATCAACTGGAACGTTTATCGCTTGAAAACAAAAACAGTCTAGTTGAAGCCGTTGCGGCTGTTGAAAAAGAACGTGATGATGCCAAATCAAAACTAGCTCTTCAAGAAAAAGAGGCAGAATTATCCTTAGCTTCTGTCAAGAGTGACTATGAAGCGCAACTAAAAGCGGCTAACGAGCAGGTGGAATTTTACAAAAATTTCAAAGCGCAACAATCTACAAAAGCTATCGGAGAAAGTTTAGAAGTCTATGCTGAAACGGAGTTTAACAAGGTTCGTGCTTACGCTTTTCCAAATGCCACTTTCGGTAAAGACAATGAAGTATCAAGTCGTGGTTCAAAAGGGGATTTCATTTATCGTGAAACGGACGAAAATGGTATTGAAATACTATCCATCATGTTTGAGATGAAAAATGAAGCGGATGAAACAAAAACGAAGCACAAAAATAGAGATTTCTATAAAGAATTAGACAAAGACCGTCGCGAGAAAAATTGTGAGTATGCCGTTTTAGTAACCATGCTAGAAGCAGACAATGATTACTTTAATACTGGTATTGTTGACGTTAGTCATGAGTATGAAAAAATGTACGTTGTCCGTCCACAGTTATTCATTCAGTTGATTGGTATTTTGCGAAATGCTGCGCTCAACTCACTCAAATACAAGCAAGAGTTAGCTTTGGTACGTGAACAAAATATTGACATCACACACTTTGAAGATGACCTTGAAACCTTTAAAAACGCTTTTGCTAAGAACTATACTTCAGCAAGTAATAACTTCAAAAAAGCCATTGATGAAATTGATAAATCAATCCGCCGCATGGAAGAAGTCAAGCGTTTTTTGACAACTAGTGAAAATCAGCTCCGCCTTGCTAACAATAAATTAGACGATGTTTCCGTCAAAAAATTAACACGAAAAAATCCAACCATGCGTGCCAAATTTGAAGCGTTAAAAGAAGAATAG
- a CDS encoding ABC transporter ATP-binding protein, which produces MASKELSTKTLVKRLANLVKGLWLQYVLAVGGAVLGFLMTILIPSLVIRLAWQALEGQTPHFSFVVILFALGLMRGILRYIEHFFGHYVAFKTLYDFRCMVFAKLRRLAPTKLDQQDSGNMLKMIGEDIEAMEVFFAHTLPPVMTASLVTIILAVYYWSVSPVIAVISLLVYAILAIFLPRAQARQLQPLLQKQSQTRKAYMSHFSDSLHGMKELLQFGQIKSDLEHLNKESESVNAREKEVAQAQHLQASLSFLVIGLAIMLVAVLAISQANQGQISLVSATTIIVVFSTSFAPYLELSRLPLGFKRAMTAARQVFELLDEKEFDKSGQIFDETIDSIVLEDISFAYENRNQSIFNHLSVAFENHKIIGLVGQSGSGKSTLMKLVMRWYDNTKGQILVNHKPLSTLAARDIQNRIAYIPQIPQVFSQSIRDNLTLGNPDITDDMILEAAAKCRIKDKILSTKNGLDTLLNSEQTIFSAGELQRLELTRALLKDADCYIFDEPTSNLDSLNEAAFLQVVREHCKGYVFLISHRLSTVAASDVIYKVENETLTQI; this is translated from the coding sequence ATGGCTAGTAAAGAATTATCAACAAAAACACTTGTTAAACGTCTTGCAAATTTGGTTAAAGGCTTATGGCTACAATATGTTTTAGCAGTTGGCGGAGCTGTTTTGGGATTTTTGATGACCATTCTTATTCCAAGTTTAGTCATTCGTCTAGCTTGGCAAGCTTTAGAAGGTCAGACACCGCACTTTTCTTTTGTGGTTATCTTGTTTGCCTTGGGGCTCATGCGGGGTATTTTACGCTACATTGAGCACTTTTTTGGGCATTATGTCGCCTTTAAAACACTTTACGATTTTAGATGCATGGTTTTTGCAAAACTACGTCGTTTAGCACCAACAAAATTGGATCAACAAGATAGCGGAAACATGCTAAAAATGATTGGTGAAGACATTGAAGCAATGGAAGTTTTCTTTGCTCACACCCTTCCACCAGTAATGACAGCCAGTCTAGTAACGATTATTTTAGCGGTTTATTACTGGTCAGTTTCACCTGTGATTGCTGTGATTAGTTTATTGGTTTATGCGATTTTAGCGATTTTCCTACCACGAGCACAGGCACGACAGTTACAACCATTATTGCAGAAGCAGTCACAAACACGCAAAGCTTATATGTCTCATTTTTCGGACAGTTTGCATGGCATGAAAGAATTGCTGCAGTTTGGGCAAATTAAATCAGACTTGGAACACTTAAATAAAGAAAGCGAATCGGTTAATGCGCGTGAAAAAGAGGTGGCACAAGCACAGCACCTGCAAGCAAGTCTATCATTTCTAGTAATTGGATTAGCTATCATGCTAGTAGCAGTTTTGGCTATCTCACAAGCAAACCAAGGACAAATTTCTCTTGTTTCTGCAACAACAATTATTGTTGTCTTTTCAACGTCATTTGCGCCATATTTGGAATTGAGTCGCCTGCCACTTGGCTTTAAACGGGCGATGACAGCAGCTCGTCAAGTTTTTGAATTATTAGATGAGAAAGAATTTGATAAATCAGGTCAAATCTTTGATGAAACAATAGATAGTATTGTCTTAGAAGATATTTCGTTTGCGTATGAGAATCGTAATCAAAGCATTTTCAATCACCTGTCAGTTGCTTTTGAAAATCATAAAATCATTGGTTTAGTTGGACAATCTGGTTCTGGAAAATCCACTCTGATGAAGCTTGTCATGAGATGGTATGATAATACTAAAGGACAAATTTTAGTGAATCATAAGCCACTTTCAACTCTGGCAGCACGTGATATTCAAAATCGTATTGCCTATATTCCACAAATTCCTCAAGTATTCAGCCAAAGTATTCGTGATAATTTGACACTTGGCAATCCAGATATTACAGATGACATGATTTTAGAAGCGGCAGCAAAATGTCGCATTAAAGACAAGATTTTGTCAACTAAGAATGGGTTAGATACGCTCTTAAACAGCGAGCAAACGATATTTTCAGCAGGTGAATTACAACGTTTAGAGTTGACACGAGCTTTACTAAAAGATGCTGATTGTTACATTTTTGATGAACCAACAAGTAACCTCGATTCACTTAACGAGGCAGCATTTTTACAAGTTGTTCGTGAACATTGTAAAGGTTATGTTTTCCTTATTTCTCATCGTTTGAGTACAGTAGCAGCTAGCGATGTTATTTACAAAGTTGAAAATGAAACCTTGACCCAGATATAG
- a CDS encoding energy-coupling factor transporter transmembrane component T, translating to MNTVTIDVRTKIILLFFTNILLLLHISDGYECLLMISLGILFFLEGDRKRALYYVIPFLALIILEDYLLSPEYVTSYIALFLVGGRRFLPCFMIGGSILKGSVHEFIVTMRTWHMPEGLLIAIAVMMRFLPTIKEHYRMICDSLKIRGIFTSRWMIIRHPLMFFEYILVPLLMNATRIAQDLTIASMTKGVASKKRKTSYVTYRFGLVDYAAYGFMVIFVLALITGVTL from the coding sequence ATGAATACAGTTACTATTGATGTTCGCACTAAAATAATCTTGCTCTTTTTTACCAATATTTTATTGCTGCTTCATATTTCTGACGGTTATGAATGCCTTTTAATGATTAGCTTAGGAATATTGTTTTTTCTTGAAGGTGATCGAAAAAGAGCGCTATATTATGTCATTCCGTTCTTAGCACTGATTATTTTAGAAGATTATCTATTATCGCCAGAGTATGTGACGTCTTATATTGCTTTGTTTCTAGTTGGTGGGCGTAGATTTTTACCTTGTTTTATGATTGGTGGTAGTATTTTAAAGGGTTCGGTGCATGAATTCATCGTCACTATGCGTACATGGCACATGCCAGAAGGACTTTTAATCGCTATTGCCGTCATGATGCGATTTTTACCAACGATAAAAGAGCATTACCGAATGATTTGTGATAGCCTAAAAATCAGAGGAATTTTTACGAGTCGTTGGATGATTATTCGTCATCCGCTGATGTTTTTTGAATATATTTTAGTGCCTTTGCTGATGAATGCTACTCGTATCGCACAAGATTTGACAATTGCTAGTATGACAAAAGGTGTCGCTAGTAAAAAAAGAAAGACTTCTTATGTGACTTATCGATTTGGCTTAGTTGATTATGCTGCCTATGGCTTTATGGTTATTTTCGTATTAGCTCTCATAACGGGGGTGACATTGTGA
- a CDS encoding ABC transporter ATP-binding protein, whose product MISVKNLKFTYLNSKKLSLKIDSLQVAKGECLVLCGKSGSGKTTFARLLNGLVPEYYQGKLEGDIQVVGMQPGQNSVEEMSQKIASVFQNPATQFFHRKVEHELVFPCENQGIAQTDIQSRLKQTTELFNLEQLLNYDLLNASGGEQQRVAIATANMQNPQLLILDEPSANLDQTSVERLKSHLKALKALGVTIVIAEHRLDFLKDLGDTYLYFENGEVTHTWSRKEWLPLSEDKRHQLGLRGGKNLSFASQTLPETPAQDSLQVHELTLTAGKKSLGAISRLAFPAGKIIAILGQNGLGKSSFAKLLSGLNKSNGIISLAGRSLSEKERLKETAYVRQEISLQLFSDSVKKELLLGNQQKKNYQKIADNLGLQDLLQRHPLSLSGGEQQRVLIGNALLSDKKIFIFDEPTSGLDYEHMLAVGKLLQELKAAGKIVLVITHDKELVTTVCDYQLDFANYISNE is encoded by the coding sequence ATGATTTCCGTTAAAAATCTTAAATTCACTTATTTGAACAGTAAGAAATTAAGTCTGAAAATCGATTCTCTCCAAGTTGCTAAGGGGGAATGTTTGGTGCTCTGTGGAAAAAGCGGTAGTGGTAAGACAACCTTTGCAAGATTATTGAATGGTTTAGTACCCGAATACTATCAAGGTAAATTAGAAGGTGACATTCAAGTTGTTGGCATGCAACCAGGGCAAAATTCTGTCGAAGAAATGTCGCAAAAAATTGCCTCTGTATTTCAAAATCCTGCCACACAATTTTTCCACCGCAAAGTTGAACACGAGCTAGTTTTTCCTTGTGAAAACCAAGGGATTGCTCAAACTGACATCCAAAGTCGTCTAAAGCAAACAACCGAGTTATTTAATCTTGAACAGTTGTTGAATTATGATTTACTAAACGCTTCAGGTGGGGAGCAGCAGCGTGTTGCCATTGCGACAGCTAACATGCAAAATCCTCAACTTTTGATACTAGATGAGCCGAGTGCCAATTTAGACCAAACAAGCGTCGAAAGGTTAAAATCACATCTTAAAGCTTTAAAAGCACTCGGAGTGACGATTGTGATAGCTGAGCACCGTCTAGATTTCTTAAAAGATTTAGGTGATACCTATCTGTATTTTGAAAATGGTGAGGTGACTCATACTTGGTCACGTAAGGAGTGGCTACCCCTAAGCGAAGATAAGCGTCATCAGCTTGGTTTACGTGGTGGCAAAAATCTTTCTTTTGCGAGTCAAACATTACCAGAAACGCCTGCTCAAGATAGCCTTCAGGTACACGAGCTTACGCTGACAGCAGGGAAAAAATCTTTGGGGGCTATAAGTCGTTTAGCTTTTCCAGCTGGGAAAATAATAGCTATTCTTGGGCAAAATGGTCTTGGAAAATCAAGTTTTGCAAAGCTTCTTTCTGGTTTAAATAAGTCAAATGGCATTATTTCTCTTGCAGGACGTTCCCTTTCAGAAAAAGAACGTCTTAAAGAGACAGCTTACGTTAGGCAAGAAATTTCCCTTCAACTCTTTTCAGATAGTGTTAAAAAAGAGTTGCTTCTTGGCAATCAGCAGAAAAAGAATTATCAAAAAATTGCTGATAATTTAGGTTTACAAGACTTGTTACAACGTCATCCGCTATCTTTATCAGGTGGTGAACAACAACGTGTTCTTATCGGAAATGCTTTGCTATCAGATAAGAAAATTTTCATCTTTGATGAGCCAACAAGCGGTCTTGATTACGAGCATATGTTAGCTGTTGGGAAACTTTTGCAAGAGTTAAAAGCAGCAGGAAAAATCGTTCTTGTTATCACACACGATAAAGAATTAGTCACGACTGTTTGTGACTATCAACTAGATTTTGCAAACTATATTTCGAATGAATAA
- a CDS encoding DUF1858 domain-containing protein — protein MNNIIDLSKPVAETIKEHPEVKEILVDLGFKPLSKPAMLNTVGKVTSLKAGAKLANISLEKIQRTLEFNGYEVIGGSYD, from the coding sequence ATGAACAATATTATAGATTTATCAAAACCAGTCGCTGAGACGATTAAGGAACATCCAGAAGTGAAGGAGATTTTGGTAGATTTGGGGTTTAAGCCATTGTCAAAACCTGCCATGCTAAACACAGTTGGGAAAGTAACGTCTCTAAAAGCTGGTGCAAAGTTAGCTAATATTTCACTTGAAAAAATTCAACGAACACTTGAATTTAATGGTTATGAAGTGATTGGAGGCAGTTATGACTGA